A DNA window from Leishmania panamensis strain MHOM/PA/94/PSC-1 chromosome 27 sequence contains the following coding sequences:
- a CDS encoding hypothetical protein (TriTrypDB/GeneDB-style sysID: LpmP.27.1510), with amino-acid sequence MQARRNGMMRRVARRYARVPGEHGDANAPPFYPIAINPGWWGQPFAKVKDGKSQFLFFFCAIFPVAFYWTFDVTFGQRTRIAQVGKRAMASNFLFRQLDLDDPDHAIKYEQLQQEVAENKLNVRWGGTNFLASYLWQPGDPEPDIRRKEPPAHHPHH; translated from the coding sequence ATGCAGGCTCGTCGGAATGGCATGATGCGCCGTGTGGCGCGTCGGTACGCCCGTGTGCCTGGTGAGCACGGTGACGCGAATGCACCTCCCTTCTATCCCATCGCCATCAACCCCGGCTGGTGGGGTCAGCCTTTTGCCAAGGTGAAGGATGGAAAGAGTcagtttctttttttcttttgcgcCATCTTTCCCGTCGCCTTCTACTGGACTTTCGACGTCACGTTCGgccagcgcacgcgcatcgCTCAGGTTGGCAAACGGGCTATGGCCTCCAACTTTCTTTTTAGGCAGCTCGACCTGGATGACCCTGATCACGCTATCAAGTACGAGCAACTGCAACAGGAAGTGGCAGAGAACAAGCTGAACGTCCGCTGGGGCGGCACGAACTTCCTAGCTAGCTACCTTTGGCAGCCAGGCGATCCAGAGCCGGACATCCGCCGCAAGGAGCCCCCCGCGCATCACCCTCATCACTAA
- a CDS encoding hypothetical protein (TriTrypDB/GeneDB-style sysID: LpmP.27.1500), with product MSGINWALEENGAQIAEVSHEAAHVASTASHRLQLREDQLWVTGDAPQHVTVYLSASHPPLQYAGWHVWQDYLTNPRMVEIASGASPDTMSVLLVCQALPGAGTQVWKLPRAIPQEHRYVRYRIMDTFGPGPTYMNKIVLLENDPGSHYSAPSQLVERAAASMDDFLRGESVSPRPSAATVLPHMSSPASALRPAGAAGSLDRSPLPRRAPPTSVLPGAATASTPTPRGARSADVEVFIGSGLSASAHRGDCTNGSAVGRSPGETRSCSRMSQLLRDLDDDIKMLKPIKIVSPGKSLLLHMPQEPPAKSLGSGSEADASAAQQRGDNREGNADGKGDDNDEDKPTARHHNRRHHCRSSSRRRNRDDRGRRSRNKGSTQPEGSQTPQSTPMSTSPMALGGWAPPAVPSSAVELCSLHSARLGALEQAVAALNEAVQYQRDDLTMVRRVVLQQAMERRREAEQRYEETRKMSAAAAAPPPVVDADAKLLALQVAVPDQRLTHRSIMVDFPEDVLRAYVESVLDHKLQKHMKKVEAKLLQRLDKQLHDLINFLSESIETRLARLTLSTATTQGQVAMPYQPCYAGRWTPTQAGGPPTGSPSGVHSMPHGSADTVGRKVDLSDIASSPSSPKGHHYHTPLTRTDASARGPASGTAAAAAPAALPASYVAMRNLPHACRAVTGAPSVFITKRNFS from the coding sequence ATGTCCGGCATCAACTGGGCGCTTGAAGAGAATGGAGCTCAGATCGCCGAGGTGTCTCACGAGGCGGCGCAcgtcgccagcaccgcctcccaccggctgcagctccgcgaAGACCAACTTTGGGTCACCGGTGATGCCCCGCAACACGTGACGGTGTACCTCTCTGCGTCTCACCCACCGCTACAATACGCCGGCTGGCACGTGTGGCAAGACTACCTTACCAATCCCCGCATGGTCGAGATCGCGTCTGGCGCGTCACCAGACACGATGAGCGTTCTCCTTGTATGTCAAGCACTACCTGGAGCTGGTACCCAGGTGTGGAAGCTTCCGCGTGCAATCCCGCAAGAGCACCGATACGTGCGCTACAGGATCATGGACACCTTCGGCCCAGGCCCAACGTACATGAACAAAATTGTGCTCCTGGAGAATGACCCTGGCTCGCATTACAGCGCACCCAGCCAACTAGTAGAacgcgccgcagcgtcaATGGATGACTTTCTTCGTGGAGAATCCGTTTCTCCGCGCCCATCTGCCGCTACGGTGTTGCCCCACATGTCTTCTCCGGCATCCGCATTGCGACcagccggtgctgctggcagcTTGGACAGAAGCCCTCTACCACGACGGGCCCCGCCGACGTCGGTGCTGCCTGGCGCAGCTACCGCCTCGACACCCACCCCTCGCGGCGCTCGTTCGGCAGATGTTGAGGTGTTCATCGGCTCTGGGCTGTCTGCGTCAGCGCACCGTGGCGATTGCACAaacggcagcgctgtcggtCGCTCGCCGGGAGAAactcgcagctgcagccgcatgAGCCAACTACTCCGTGACCTCGACGACGACATCAAGATGCTGAAGCCAATCAAGATCGTCTCCCCGGGAAAGAGCTTGCTCTTGCACATGCCACAGGAGCCGCCCGCTAAATCGTTGGGCAGTGGGAGCGAGGCCGATGCttccgcagcacagcagcgcggagATAATCGAGAAGGGAACGCCGATGGTAAGGGCGACGACAATGACGAGGACAAGCCGACCGCACGTCACCACAACCGCCGGCAtcactgtcgcagcagcagtcgccgTCGAAACCGCGATGACCGAGGAAGGCGCAGCCGCAACAAGGGGTCTACACAGCCGGAGGGTAGCCAAACCCCCCAGTCAACCCCAATGAGCACCTCACCGATGGCTTTGGGAGGTTGGGCACCACCTGCGGTGCCTTCCTCGGCAGTAGAGCTCTGTTCCTTGCACAGTGCGCGTCTAGGTGCGCTGGAGCAAGCAGTTGCGGCGCTGAACGAGGCTGTGCAGTACCAGCGCGATGATCTCACCATGGTTAGACGCgtagtgctgcagcaggcgatggagcgccgcagggaggcggagcagcgatACGAGGAAACGCGAAAGATgagtgctgcagccgctgcacctccaccagTCGTCGACGCTGACGCCAAGCTCCTCGCGTTACAGGTAGCTGTGCCAGATCAGCGACTGACGCACCGCAGCATAATGGTTGACTTTCCTGAGGATGTTTTACGCGCCTATGTGGAGTCCGTGCTAGACCACaagctgcagaagcacaTGAAAAAGGTTGAAgcaaagctgctgcagcggctggacAAGCAACTGCATGACCTGATCAACTTTCTCTCCGAGTCCATTGAGACCCGGTTGGCTAGACTGACCCTGTCAACCGCGACGACGCAGGGGCAGGTAGCGATGCCATACCAGCCCTGCTATGCGGGACGCTGGACGCCGACTCAAGCTGGCGGTCCGCCGACAGGCTCTCCGTCTGGTGTGCACAGCATGCCTCACGGCTCCGCCGACACTGTCGGCCGCAAGGTGGACCTTAGTGATatcgcctcctctccaaGCTCACCGAAAGGGCACCACTATCACACGCCACTAACGCGCACGGACGCAAGTGCGAGAGGGCCAGCgagtggcaccgccgccgccgccgctcccgcAGCGCTTCCGGCTTCGTATGTGGCCATGCGCAACTTACCGCATGCCTGTCGCGCCGTAACTGGGGCGCCGTCTGTCTTCATTACAAAGCGCAATTTCTCTTGA
- a CDS encoding hypothetical protein (TriTrypDB/GeneDB-style sysID: LpmP.27.1490) encodes MSNFTTPTMAKTSTDDMQQRTPSIYPSERVRKLSRRESALPLCMSRAQHEARRQSTSTYSASRRRSHRPSYSYGNPNVVALVSPAANAWGALLSCSEVATDVGRAIQMCSFYPSMRINGTAFENSLNLAHRQSMHVTNSSVGMLSHGRVGVGDANSSIVSIVQDDGVAPRAMSISAVPESSATLREAMEESRSMLELSQGSILAASTGGAGVPSSGRNSLSTVADAAARTVALTGSSNMVQMACAMKRAAMWEVLVVTALTHREMKLRFRRQRLHRALERHLLPTLLKRKAETGSVVPKGARSKYTSNTGSDHYTSRGAPGEDANPTPQGTYLRDHNAFFDSLNNAALLQCFAETMLRQRFLPGDIIVKAGDSSQKAMYFLISGKCEVCTERGRQYGNNAEPADEASAMNDNARHHQLKTVGGAASRPTKEVIMAGTSFGGVFGGSALFAGTYRALSQCIVWVLRAEDFEDVFRSFADRVMLDKYKEEVRQHSLWWLQQWYHPAKCYGSIPIYRKLTKRMSAYLSDFIPIVKVRGETIFSHGDVAGDVYCMLEGTVLRRTKDAAGAYGDNGVAQRLGTNSFTALNVSGRYLMLGEEPHLIPGVQPYTCTVSSRVALFFKIPGERFVDALLDDPLLYAQLRGQLMQRRQDNMRLHPECLAHVPLLQRFPAEKRAELVQYARPRLINRSVSVCDPAQHLSDLFIIVSGSVHDPRHCSQKATKSLEVPASCEVENPDGTPGEHGGGANAHGRNSKTDGRHHGSTGRQSGHAAKRDTALTSSSGVVDSIGTAKQRPHNSPREEDAVRRSTVTRLSEVVAGEAAEAEAEVEEQDGVEWNFSFRDASFSTLAAIMTSPNNAVSLKASGTLSAVSDTVTSAQLLQQLLESAPLIYPDESEDINPALPVQPSRRLATALAGSWEALLLDKWPNGWESVTTVEMWAIPTRMLRLVYNSCPKPVQLSILNGLRQAQMEDLQLPTLPHTKLPPMSIYTQYGEAGVGAAVTATKERAAPRTKGFSRRGGNRRITSPSLSGCTAGINSEEGGIVETGVQHSAVTHSTDPKKSSARTAAVKPVSDEAKGEVRLLIPAASRGTAQGPTRPLSKRKTTPPTSRTEADAIHHAPSRGDVVPANASACRAQNAQARSLRRLREAATDRGVIKVVPAEPTVDPALLACYEGVRGAADPLMLRIVRDPAVVPPPWGTSGVMPAPTSITSAQRLPPIAPSSEAAPAEAWPTLTVARDRWFQAVPSYEPLPGTVHAAQTLASSPVFAPNSTVLASAHISPIRQHGKTLEGYVAYYSAAVSSARAANRATRSETAAAAPVTASTRSSSQTGLGISRNHLPKRRAYAV; translated from the coding sequence ATGAGCAATTTCACAACGCCGACCATGGCGAAGACCTCCACGGATGAtatgcagcagcgcacgcccTCGATCTATCCCAGCGAGAGGGTGCGCAAGCTGTCGCGGCGCGagtcagcgctgccgctaTGCATGTCTCGCGCTCAGCATGAGGCACGCCGTCAGTCCACTTCCACCTACTCGGCCAGCAGGCGACGCAGCCACCGTCCCAGCTATTCGTATGGTAACCCAAATGTCGTTGCGCTCGTATCACCGGCGGCAAACGCCTGGGGCGCTTTGCTGAGCTGCTCCGAGGTGGCCACCGACGTGGGGCGGGCGATCCAGATGTGCTCCTTCTACCCCAGCATGCGTATCAACGGCACCGCCTTCGAGAACTCCCTTAACCTGGCTCACCGGCAGAGTATGCACGTTACTAATAGCTCAGTCGGTATGCTTTCTCACGGTCGGGTGGGGGTTGGCGACGCCAACAGCAGCATTGTTTCCATCGTGCAGGATGATGGGGTGGCCCCGCGTGCCATGAGCATAAGTGCGGTGCCTGAGTCTTCTGCAACGCTGCGGGAAGCGATGGAGGAATCGCGCTCCATGCTCGAGTTGAGTCAAGGCAGCATTCTCGCTGCGTCTactggcggcgctggggtGCCTAGCAGTGGCCGcaactctctctccaccgtagcagatgctgctgcgcgcactGTCGCACTcacgggcagcagcaacatggTGCAGATGGCGTGTGCCATGAAGCGTGCTGCGATGTGGGAGGTGTTAGTGGTGACTGCCCTAACTCACAGGGAAATGAAGCTCCGCttccgccgccagcggctGCACCGAGCGCTAGAGCGCCACCTTTTGCccacgctgctgaagcgcaagGCCGAAACGGGGTCGGTGGTTCCCAAGGGTGCTCGCTCAAAATACACTTCGAACACCGGCAGTGACCATTACACCAGCCGAGGCGCTCCGGGCGAAGATGCCAACCCTACCCCTCAAGGCACCTACCTCCGCGACCACAACGCCTTCTTTGACTCTCTAAACaacgccgctctcctccaaTGTTTCGCTGAGACTATGCTGCGGCAACGCTTCCTGCCAGGCGACATCATTGTAAAGGCTGGCGACTCTAGCCAGAAGGCCATGTATTTTCTCATCTCCGGCAAGTGCGAGGTGTGCACGGAACGGGGGCGGCAGTATGGCAACAACGCTGAACCAGCCGACGAGGCGAGCGCCATGAATGATAATGCGCGACACCATCAACTGAAAACTgtcggcggtgctgcgtccCGACCAACCAAGGAAGTGATCATGGCCGGCACCTCTTTTGGTGGCGTGTTTGGTGGCAGCGCTCTCTTCGCTGGCACCTACCGCGCGTTGTCACAGTGCATCGTGTGGGTACTGCGCGCCGAGGACTTTGAGGACGTCTTTCGCTCGTTTGCAGACCGCGTGATGCTGGACAAGTACAAGGAAGAGGTGCGACAGCATAGTCTGTGgtggctgcagcagtggtacCACCCGGCCAAGTGCTATGGATCCATCCCCATTTACCGTAAGCTCACGAAGCGCATGTCCGCCTACCTAAGCGACTTTATCCCCATTGTAAAGGTGCGCGGTGAGACAATCTTCTCCCACGGTGACGTTGCTGGTGACGTGTACTGCATGCTCGAGGGAACAGTTCTGCGGCGGACAAAAGATGCAGCAGGAGCTTACGGAGACAACGGCGTTGCGCAGCGTCTGGGCACCAATTCCTTCACCGCGCTCAATGTTTCAGGCCGCTACCTTATGCTGGGTGAGGAGCCGCACCTGATCCCTGGGGTGCAACCGTACACATGCACCGTCAGCAGCCGCGTAGCGCTCTTTTTCAAGATACCTGGCGAGCGGTTTGTGGACGCGCTGCTCGACGACCCGTTGCTCTACGCCCAGCTGCGGGGGCAACTGATGCAACGGCGGCAGGACAACATGCGCCTTCACCCCGAGTGCCTTGCCCatgtaccgctgctgcagcgcttccCCGCCGAGAAGCGTGCAGAGCTTGTGCAGTACGCGCGGCCACGCTTGATAAACCGCTCCGTCTCGGTGTGCGAtccggcgcagcacctctctGACCTTTTCATTATcgtgagcggcagcgtccATGAtccgcggcactgcagccaGAAGGCTACTAAGTCCCTCGAGGTGCCGGCCTCGTGCGAGGTTGAAAATCCGGATGGTACGCCAGGCGAgcacggtggcggcgccaaTGCACACGGCAGAAACAGCAAGACAGATGGGCGCCACCATGGCAGTACGGGCCGGCAATCAGGGCACGCAGCAAAGCGGGACACAGCTCTCACTTCTAGTTCAGGTGTTGTTGACTCTATTGGCACCGCCAAGCAGCGCCCTCATAACAGTCCTCGTGAGGAAGACGcagtgcggcgcagcaccgtgaCCCGCCTCTCCGAGGTTGTGgctggcgaggcggcggaggcggaggcagaggtggaggagcaggatGGCGTAGAGTGGAACTTCTCTTTTCGCGATGCGTCGTTTTCTACATTAGCGGCGATAATGACATCCCCGAACAACGCTGTGAGTCTGAAGGCAAGTGGGACCCTCAGCGCAGTCTCGGACACTGTGAcgtcggcgcagctgctccaacAGCTGCTGGAATCGGCACCCCTCATCTATCCGGACGAGTCGGAAGACATCAATCCAGCGCTGCCAGTGCAGCCaagccgccgcctcgccacgGCCCTGGCAGGCAGCTGGGAGGCCCTTCTCTTGGACAAGTGGCCCAACGGGTGGGAGTCAGTGACGACGGTGGAGATGTGGGCCATTCCAACACGAATGCTGCGCCTCGTGTACAATAGCTGCCCCAAGCCCGTACAGCTGTCCATCTTGAACGGGTTACGGCAGGCACAGATGGAggacctgcagctgcccacTCTCCCCCACACAAAGCTGCCACCGATGAGCATCTACACTCAGTATGGGGAagcaggggtgggggcagcggtCACAGCCACGAAGGAAAGGGCCGCGCCGCGGACAAAAGGCTTCAGTCGGCGAGGGGGTAACAGGAGGATTACCTCGCCGTCACTTAGTGGTTGTACTGCAGGGATAAACAGCGAGGAGGGCGGGATAGTGGAGACAGGGGTGCAGCACTCGGCTGTCACGCACAGCACTGATCCGAAGAAGTCGTCTGCCCGCACAGCCGCGGTGAAGCCTGTCAGTGACGAAGCAAAGGGAGAGGTGCGTCTACTCATCCCTGCTGCTTCCAGAGGCACGGCACAGGGGCCGACGCGACCGCTTTCAAAGCGGAAgaccaccccacccaccagcCGTACCGAGGCAGACGCAATTCACCACGCACCGTCGCGCGGGGACGTGGTGCCGGCGAATGCGTCGGCGTGCCGGGCCCAGAACGCTCAGGCGCGCAGCTTGCGGCGACTCCGCGAGGCAGCCACCGATCGGGGTGTCATTAAGGTAGTCCCCGCAGAGCCCACGGTAGACCCCGCTTTGCTAGCATGCTACGAGGGCGTGAGAGGGGCCGCCGATCCACTAATGCTGCGGATCGTTCGCGAcccggcggtggtgccaccgccgtggGGCACAAGCGGCGTGATGCCGGCGCCTACCTCGATCACATCAGCACAACGGCTTCCACCGATTGCACCGTCTTCTGAAGCCGCCCCGGCGGAGGCGTGGCCAACTCTTACTGTGGCGCGGGATCGTTGGTTCCAGGCTGTGCCATCGTATGAGCCCTTGCCAGGGACGGTGCACGCGGCGCAGACGCTCGCGTCGTCGCCGGTGTTTGCGCCGAACTCGACTGTCCTGGCGTCCGCCCACATCTCCCCCATCCGCCAGCATGGCAAAACGCTGGAGGGCTACGTGGCCTACTATTCCGCCGCTGTCTCTtcagctcgcgcagccaACAGGGCAACACGTAGCGAAacggcggctgccgcacccGTAACCGCTTCTACGCGCTCTTCATCGCAGACGGGGCTAGGCATCAGCCGCAATCATTTGCCGAAGCGCCGCGCCTACGCCGTGTGA